Proteins encoded within one genomic window of Fusarium musae strain F31 chromosome 4, whole genome shotgun sequence:
- the UTP25 gene encoding rRNA-binding ribosome biosynthesis protein utp25 (BUSCO:EOG09261XZ6), whose translation MPPRGRGGNFRGRGGRGRGRGGRGGKATSRFGPNRRFDGTRLADNDESESSGSESESAPEDTVMEDIDSDDDDDEHTTSSKPYMALLQSFNNESSAPDAKRRKLNHKNSTQSQPEQDSSREESHADDDTEKDIDRAEDEAEEEVEEKLDDDEDSEDEENPTDPFDVHFAHPNDDTVSQRVKSVQNNDWATKRALLQNMRATILCPGSDTGSEIPKPIAGLDGLQLKQKLRETSTRKIGDFDALQRNLGPLIFNYYDVLFCDRTVRNSDSLRELACLHALNHVFKTRDRVIKNNYKLAKEGQDADLELRDQGFTRPKVLFLLPTRNSALRMVNMIRDICQPDQQENRKRFDDGYVDKEAKFGADRPADFKDLFEGSDDDMFRLGMKFTRKTIKYFAQFYNSDILFASPLGLRMAIGSEEDKKLDFDFLSSIEMVIVDQADALLMQNWEHVEFIFEHMNLQPKDAHGCDFSRVRNWYLEDWAKYFRQTIIMSAFNTPELSELLRLHCHNWTGKVRLQPEYPGMLSHLGIKAKQTFSRFQSSSVDKDPDARFEYFTSAIVPSLAKRAKDATGTLIFIPSYLDFVRVRNYFATSSAVENVTFGAISEYADVPEASRARSHFLNGRHRVLLYTERAHHFRRYQFRGVQRVIFYGLPDNPIFYTEIAGGYLSKSEQDLRLEPGQGTVKVVFSKYDVMKLERIVGSKRVGKMIQDRGDTFEFI comes from the exons ATGCCGCCGCGCGGAAGAGGTGGAAACTTTAGAGGCCGTGGTGGTCGTggcagaggaagaggtggCCGAGGAGGTAAAGCGACAAGCCGATTTGGACCCAACCGAAGATTCGACGGAACTCGACTTGCCGACAATGATGA ATCCGAAAGTTCTGGGTCAGAGTCGGAATCTGCGCCTGAAGACACAGTCATGGAGGACATCGATtcagatgacgacgatgatgaacatacaacatcgtcaaagcCATACATGGCCCTTCTTCAGAGTTTCAATAACGAGAGCAGTGCCCCAGATGCAAAACGACGAAAATTGAACCACAAAAATTCCACTCAATCTCAACCTGAACAAGACTCCTCTAGGGAAGAATCACACGCAGACGACGACACTGAAAAAGATATCGATCGTGCTGAGGAcgaggcagaagaagaagtcgaagagaaattggatgatgatgaagattcggaagacgaagaaaaccCAACAGATCCCTTCGACGTGCATTTTGCGCACCCCAACGACGATACCGTCTCTCAGAGAGTCAAGTCCGTACAAAACAACGATTGGGCAACGAAACGAGCATTACTACAAAATATGAGAGCAACTATTTTGTGCCCAGGGTCGGATACAGGGTCTGAAATACCAAAACCCATTGCTGGCTTGGATGGCCTACAGCTCAAGCAGAAGCTTAGAGAGACTTCCACTCGTAAGATTGGAGACTTCGATGCTCTCCAGCGCAACTTGGGCCCTTTGATCTTCAATTATTACGATGTACTGTTTTGCGATCGAACAGTAAGGAACTCAGACTCATTGCGAGAATTGGCATGTCTACATGCTCTCAACCATGTCTTCAA AACTCGAGACCGTGTTATCAAGAATAACTATAAATTGGCCAAGGAGGGCCAAGATGCCGACCTAGAATTACGAGATCAAGGCTTTACCCGTCCCAAGGTGCTCTTCCTCTTACCAACACGTAACTCAGCTCTTCGGATGGTGAACATGATCCGTGATATCTGTCAGCCAGATCAGCAAGAGAACCGCAAGCGATTTGACGATGGATATGTCGACAAAGAGGCCAAGTTTGGCGCCGATAGACCGGCTGACTTCAAGGATCTTTTTGAGGGAAGCGATGATGACATGTTCCGTCTGGGCATGAAGTTCACTCGCAAGACAATCAAATACTTTGCGCAATTCTACAACTCAGACATACTCTTCGCCAGTCCTCTCGGCCTTCGTATGGCTATCGGCTCtgaggaagacaagaagcttgactttgacttccTGAGCTCTATTGAGATGGTCATTGTCGATCAAGCGGATGCACTTCTCATGCAAAATTGGGAGCACGTCGAATTCATCTTTGAACACATGAACCTCCAGCCCAAGGATGCACACGGTTGCGATTTTAGTCGTGTTAGAAACTGGTATTTGGAAGACTGGGCAAAATATTTCAGACAGACTATCATCATGTCTGCCTTCAACACCCCCGAGCTGTCCGAGCTTCTTCGATTACACTGTCACAACTGGACTGGAAAAGTCCGGCTGCAGCCCGAGTACCCAGGCATGTTGTCGCACCTTGGTATCAAGGCGAAGCAAACCTTCTCTAGGTTCCAGTCCAGTTCGGTCGATAAGGATCCTGATGCACGATTTGAGTATTTCACTTCTGCCATTGTTCCCTCACTTGCAAAGCGGGCAAAGGATGCGACGGGAACACTTATTTTTATCCCCTCCTATCTGGACTTTGTCCGAGTGAGGAATTACTTTGCGACGTCAAGCGCGGTCGAAAACGTCACCTTCGGCGCCATCTCCGAATATGCAGACGTACCAGAAGCCTCGCGGGCGCGGTCACATTTCCTCAACGGGCGCCATCGCGTTCTGCTCTACACTGAGCGAGCGCATCATTTCCGACGATATCAGTTCCGTGGTGTGCAGCGAGTCATATTCTACGGATTACCTGACAACCCCATCTTCTACACTGAAATTGCGGGTGGGTATCTTAGCAAGAGTGAGCAGGATCTCAGACTTGAACCTGGTCAGGGAACTGTCAAGGTTGTGTTTTCAA